The following proteins are co-located in the Paludisphaera rhizosphaerae genome:
- a CDS encoding enolase C-terminal domain-like protein → MTNPTRREFLGSAAAAAAVMGISGRAAAAATPRPTDVGIEDVLMRYDDYHYRTPIKFGGTVVDRATILNVTCIVRTRDGRTVQGFGSMPMGNVWSFPSKKLSYDDTLSAMKALATRIRDLTAGHREPGHPIDINHDLDPDYLKAAKATAAEWNLTEPIPPLCTLVVASPFDAAIHDAFGKAHGRSCYQTYGPEFMANDLSAYLGPEFRGEYVAKYVTEQPKGRMPMYHLVGAVDPIVASDVVKPIGDGLPETLPEWINFNGLTNLKIKLNGEDLNWDVDRVIRVDRATAETQAKRGVSEWVYSLDFNEKCPDVNYVLEFIARLKAKAPEAFKRIQYIEQPTARNLAAAKPHALDEASKILPVVADESLTDVESLLLARDRGYTGAALKACKGQSHALLLAAAAQKHGMFLCVQDLTCPGASLIHSAGLSAHIPAVRAIEANARQYMPEANRRWEDRFPGLFRVKDGTMDTSCLNRPGLGAVEL, encoded by the coding sequence ATGACGAATCCGACTCGGCGCGAGTTTCTGGGGAGTGCGGCGGCGGCCGCGGCGGTGATGGGCATTTCCGGAAGGGCCGCCGCGGCGGCGACGCCTCGACCGACGGACGTCGGGATCGAGGACGTCTTGATGCGGTACGACGACTACCACTACCGAACGCCGATCAAGTTCGGCGGCACGGTCGTCGATCGCGCCACGATCCTGAACGTCACCTGCATCGTCCGCACTCGCGACGGTCGCACGGTGCAGGGATTCGGGTCGATGCCGATGGGGAACGTCTGGTCGTTCCCCTCGAAGAAGCTCTCCTACGACGATACGCTCAGCGCGATGAAGGCCCTGGCGACGCGGATCCGCGACCTCACCGCCGGGCATCGCGAGCCGGGGCACCCGATCGACATCAACCACGACCTCGACCCCGACTACCTCAAGGCGGCGAAGGCCACGGCCGCCGAATGGAACCTCACCGAGCCGATCCCCCCGCTCTGCACCCTGGTCGTCGCCAGTCCGTTCGACGCGGCGATCCACGACGCCTTCGGCAAGGCCCACGGCCGAAGCTGCTACCAGACCTACGGGCCGGAGTTCATGGCGAACGACCTGTCCGCTTACCTCGGCCCCGAGTTCCGGGGCGAGTACGTCGCCAAGTACGTCACCGAGCAACCCAAGGGCCGGATGCCGATGTACCACCTCGTCGGCGCGGTCGACCCGATCGTCGCGTCCGACGTCGTCAAGCCGATCGGCGACGGCCTCCCCGAGACGCTCCCGGAGTGGATCAATTTCAACGGGCTGACCAACCTCAAGATCAAGCTCAACGGCGAGGACCTGAACTGGGACGTCGACCGCGTCATCCGCGTGGATCGGGCCACCGCCGAGACCCAGGCGAAGCGCGGCGTGTCGGAGTGGGTCTACTCGCTCGACTTCAACGAAAAGTGCCCGGACGTGAACTACGTCCTGGAGTTCATCGCCCGTCTGAAGGCGAAGGCCCCCGAAGCCTTCAAGCGGATCCAGTACATCGAGCAGCCGACCGCGCGGAACCTGGCCGCGGCCAAACCGCACGCGCTCGACGAGGCGTCGAAGATCCTCCCCGTCGTGGCCGACGAGTCGCTCACGGACGTCGAGAGCCTGCTGCTCGCCCGCGACCGCGGCTACACCGGCGCGGCCTTGAAGGCCTGCAAGGGACAGAGCCACGCCCTGCTGCTGGCCGCCGCGGCGCAGAAGCACGGCATGTTCCTCTGCGTGCAGGACCTGACCTGCCCGGGAGCCTCGCTGATCCACTCCGCGGGGCTGTCCGCCCACATCCCGGCCGTCCGCGCGATCGAGGCCAACGCCCGTCAGTACATGCCCGAGGCCAACCGCCGCTGGGAAGACCGCTTCCCTGGCCTCTTCCGCGTCAAGGACGGCACCATGGACACCTCGTGCCTCAACCGGCCGGGGTTGGGAGCGGTGGAATTGTGA